In the Gymnodinialimonas sp. 202GB13-11 genome, one interval contains:
- a CDS encoding alpha/beta fold hydrolase — MHWPLPDRIQTSAGRIAATRIGSGPPLVLAHGWPWSSYSWSRVVPRLSQRFTCHLYDMPGFGQSDKTGPRPMSLDTQGEVFAEMLDHWGLSEPAVIAHDFGGAVTLRAHILHGCRYSAWVLMNVVAMRPWGSGFFDHVGRHTDAFHGTPPHIHEAIVRAYINGALIRDLPSEDIEALVTPWLGAQGQSAFYAQFALADERFTAEVEPSFPALTPKPAILWGAEDPWIPLDRGRALAELIGAPLTELVGLGHLPQLEDPDRVASALLSDLKAH, encoded by the coding sequence ATGCACTGGCCCCTCCCCGACCGCATCCAAACCTCCGCAGGCCGTATCGCCGCCACCCGCATCGGGTCAGGCCCGCCGCTGGTTCTGGCCCATGGCTGGCCATGGTCCTCCTACAGCTGGTCGCGCGTGGTCCCGCGCCTGAGCCAGCGCTTTACCTGCCACCTTTACGACATGCCCGGCTTCGGCCAATCCGACAAAACCGGACCGCGCCCCATGTCGCTCGACACGCAAGGCGAGGTCTTTGCCGAGATGCTCGACCATTGGGGCCTGTCCGAACCTGCCGTGATCGCCCATGATTTCGGCGGGGCGGTCACCCTGCGCGCCCATATCCTGCACGGGTGCCGTTATTCCGCATGGGTTCTGATGAATGTCGTCGCCATGCGCCCATGGGGCAGCGGGTTCTTCGACCATGTGGGCCGCCATACCGACGCCTTCCATGGCACCCCGCCGCACATCCACGAAGCCATCGTGCGCGCCTATATCAACGGCGCTCTGATCCGCGATCTGCCATCCGAGGACATCGAAGCCCTCGTCACTCCATGGCTCGGCGCACAGGGGCAATCCGCTTTCTACGCGCAATTCGCCCTCGCTGATGAGCGATTCACGGCAGAGGTCGAGCCGAGCTTCCCTGCCCTCACTCCCAAACCCGCGATCCTCTGGGGCGCGGAGGATCCATGGATCCCCCTGGACCGGGGCCGCGCCCTGGCGGAACTGATAGGTGCGCCGTTGACAGAATTGGTCGGATTGGGCCACTTGCCTCAACTCGAAGACCCGGACAGGGTTGCTTCGGCACTTTTGTCCGACCTCAAGGCCCACTGA
- a CDS encoding ABC transporter permease, which produces MFSFCEDPSVLETFQWFSCYLTNGVHMLFYQSFLVVFALLAIAAPLSLAFGFLAATASRARIAPLRWVGKGYTSMVRGIPDIVFFLFFVLVLDQGIEYIRHLITCPDWDEPIRQGANFLVCDQARTPQGNAPQWVHETYNFSLAVFTYALVFGAFCGNVLFGAMKAVPRPQLETAAAYGLSQRQIFWRILVPQMWIYALPGLSNIWMILIKATPLLFLLGIEDVVYWARELGGSRNSRFAYPHPDWRFWYFLALLVFYLGFTKVSEVVLNRVTRRLSRGQATAAGAAA; this is translated from the coding sequence ATGTTCAGCTTTTGCGAAGACCCTTCCGTTCTCGAGACCTTCCAATGGTTCTCCTGCTATCTGACGAACGGCGTGCACATGCTGTTCTACCAGAGCTTCTTGGTCGTCTTCGCGCTTCTCGCCATCGCAGCGCCCCTGTCGCTCGCCTTCGGCTTTCTCGCCGCCACCGCCTCCCGCGCGCGCATCGCGCCGCTCCGCTGGGTCGGCAAGGGCTACACATCTATGGTGCGCGGCATCCCAGACATCGTCTTCTTCCTGTTCTTCGTCCTCGTCCTCGATCAGGGCATCGAATATATCCGTCACCTGATCACCTGCCCCGATTGGGATGAGCCGATCCGGCAAGGCGCGAACTTCCTCGTCTGCGATCAGGCGCGCACCCCGCAAGGCAATGCGCCACAATGGGTGCACGAGACTTACAATTTCAGCCTCGCCGTCTTCACCTACGCGCTCGTCTTCGGCGCCTTCTGCGGCAATGTCCTGTTCGGCGCGATGAAGGCCGTGCCACGCCCGCAGCTTGAGACCGCGGCAGCCTACGGCCTGAGCCAGCGCCAGATCTTTTGGCGCATTCTCGTGCCCCAAATGTGGATCTACGCCCTACCCGGCCTGAGCAATATCTGGATGATCCTCATCAAGGCCACGCCATTGCTGTTCCTTTTGGGCATCGAAGATGTCGTCTATTGGGCACGCGAACTGGGCGGCTCCCGCAACTCCCGCTTCGCCTATCCGCACCCCGATTGGCGCTTCTGGTATTTCCTGGCACTTCTGGTCTTCTACCTGGGCTTCACCAAAGTCTCGGAAGTGGTTCTCAATCGCGTCACTCGCCGCTTGTCGCGCGGGCAAGCCACCGCCGCAGGGGCCGCCGCATGA
- a CDS encoding ABC transporter permease has translation MTCAEALSAYAFRALGFGERALPQGEITICEQVVLIGSGMLWNVYLGTLALLFGFFFAVTLAVAKASKSPLTRKPAEWFIFLFRGSPLFIQFFMAYEAFVMLPRVGVEFELFGIAIEAETRWFARAWLGGLIVLFLNTSAYAAEIFYGALRSVPRGDLEAADAYGLSGWKKFRRITFPTTMRLAWPAYTNEAIFLFQSTALIFFSSFPAFQQRGDALYYANYFAERTFNPFIPYPIVGAYFILLILLVIGFFGLINRRLNRHLPQDRRQKLRIRPNLIR, from the coding sequence ATGACCTGCGCCGAGGCCCTCTCCGCCTATGCATTCCGCGCCCTTGGCTTCGGCGAACGGGCCTTGCCGCAAGGCGAAATCACGATCTGCGAGCAGGTCGTGCTGATCGGTTCGGGCATGTTGTGGAACGTTTACCTCGGCACGCTGGCCCTGCTGTTTGGCTTCTTCTTCGCCGTCACGCTTGCCGTGGCGAAAGCGTCGAAATCGCCGCTCACCCGCAAACCGGCGGAATGGTTCATCTTCCTGTTCCGCGGCTCACCGCTCTTCATTCAGTTCTTTATGGCCTATGAGGCCTTCGTGATGTTGCCTCGAGTAGGTGTCGAATTCGAACTATTCGGCATTGCCATCGAGGCCGAAACCCGCTGGTTCGCGCGCGCCTGGCTAGGTGGCTTGATCGTACTGTTCCTCAACACCTCCGCCTATGCCGCCGAGATTTTCTACGGCGCGCTCCGCTCCGTCCCGCGTGGTGATCTGGAGGCGGCGGATGCCTATGGCCTGTCCGGTTGGAAGAAGTTTCGCCGCATCACCTTCCCCACCACGATGCGCCTCGCTTGGCCTGCCTACACGAATGAGGCGATCTTTCTGTTCCAGTCCACGGCGCTGATCTTTTTTAGCAGTTTTCCTGCCTTTCAACAGCGCGGGGATGCGCTTTACTATGCAAATTACTTTGCGGAACGAACATTCAATCCGTTTATCCCCTACCCCATCGTGGGGGCGTATTTCATCCTCTTGATCCTGTTGGTCATCGGCTTTTTCGGCTTAATAAACCGCCGCTTGAACCGCCATCTGCCGCAGGACCGGCGGCAAAAACTGCGCATCCGCCCGAACCTGATCCGATGA
- a CDS encoding glutamine synthetase family protein has translation MSDFLLENPQIKSIRMVAADLNGQARGKRIARRYAGKALSEGTRFPYSVMNLDIWGEDIDDSPLVFEAGDPDGILKPTERGFVPVPWLETPTALLPIWMFHEDGTPFDGDPRHALARVIDRYTARGLTPVVATELEFYIIDDRGKELRVPPSPRSGIRRQQAEILALRQLDAFDGFLTALYDACEAMDIPADTMISEAGPGQFEINFMHQPDAMKAADDAWLFKILTRGLARSYGFAASFMAKPYPDYAGNGLHTHFSVLDTEGRNVFDDGTGEGSAILRHAVAGCLAAMPGSMLIFGPHASSYDRYVPEAHAPTKVAWAYENRTTALRIPSGPGAARRIEHRVAGGDINPYLFLAAVLGAALDGIERAEEPPAAITGSAYAQDLPLLPTTWTDAIDAFGKSPEIARIFTEELRANFLATKRQELHYMAELSPEEQQELYLDTV, from the coding sequence ATGAGCGATTTCCTTCTCGAAAACCCGCAGATCAAGTCGATCCGTATGGTTGCCGCAGACCTCAACGGGCAAGCACGCGGCAAGCGCATCGCGCGGCGTTATGCGGGCAAGGCGCTCAGCGAAGGCACGCGGTTTCCCTATTCGGTCATGAACCTCGACATCTGGGGCGAGGATATAGATGACAGCCCCCTGGTGTTTGAGGCAGGTGATCCGGACGGCATCCTGAAACCCACCGAGCGCGGCTTCGTCCCAGTCCCTTGGTTGGAGACGCCAACGGCCCTCCTCCCGATCTGGATGTTCCACGAGGATGGCACGCCCTTCGACGGCGATCCGCGCCACGCACTGGCCCGTGTGATCGACCGCTACACCGCGCGCGGCCTGACGCCTGTCGTTGCAACCGAGCTGGAATTCTACATCATCGACGACCGGGGAAAGGAGCTGCGCGTGCCGCCCTCCCCCCGTTCCGGTATCCGGCGGCAACAGGCGGAAATCCTCGCTTTGCGCCAATTGGATGCGTTCGATGGTTTCCTAACGGCGCTCTATGATGCGTGTGAGGCCATGGACATTCCTGCCGACACGATGATCTCAGAGGCCGGTCCGGGCCAGTTCGAGATCAACTTCATGCACCAGCCCGACGCGATGAAGGCGGCCGACGATGCCTGGCTGTTCAAAATCCTGACGCGTGGGCTTGCGCGCAGCTACGGGTTCGCGGCCAGCTTTATGGCCAAGCCCTATCCCGACTATGCGGGCAACGGGCTGCACACGCATTTCAGCGTGCTGGACACGGAGGGGCGCAATGTGTTTGACGACGGAACCGGCGAAGGCTCTGCCATCCTCCGCCACGCCGTCGCCGGGTGCCTCGCGGCGATGCCGGGATCTATGCTGATCTTCGGCCCTCACGCCTCCAGCTACGACCGCTACGTGCCTGAGGCGCACGCGCCAACCAAGGTGGCTTGGGCCTATGAGAACCGCACGACAGCACTCCGCATCCCCTCCGGCCCCGGTGCCGCGCGGCGCATCGAGCACCGCGTGGCTGGCGGTGATATCAACCCCTACCTCTTCCTCGCCGCCGTCTTGGGGGCCGCTTTGGACGGGATCGAGCGCGCAGAAGAACCGCCCGCCGCGATAACGGGCAGCGCCTATGCGCAAGACCTTCCGCTTCTGCCCACCACATGGACCGACGCCATCGACGCCTTCGGCAAAAGCCCCGAGATCGCCCGCATTTTCACGGAAGAACTCCGCGCCAACTTCCTCGCCACCAAACGACAGGAACTGCACTACATGGCCGAGCTTTCGCCGGAAGAGCAGCAGGAGCTTTATCTCGACACGGTTTAG
- a CDS encoding type 1 glutamine amidotransferase, with translation MHLGILQCGHVPDEVAAKDGPYETLFHDLFAHRGFTQTLWSVVDMDFPEGPEAADAWLVTGSKHGAYEDHAFIPPLEDLIRAIRDSGKPLVGSCFGHQIIAQALGGTVVKWPNGWSAGRTEYRLGNCTLTLNAWHQDQVTDLPEGATIHASSDFCANAIMAIGPRILTVQPHPEFEDSVVETLIETRGKALPPEITGAAQANLGHANDNRFIADWLADVLEGADATAPRVKS, from the coding sequence ATGCACCTCGGCATCCTGCAATGCGGCCATGTCCCCGACGAAGTCGCCGCCAAAGACGGCCCCTACGAGACCCTGTTTCACGACCTCTTCGCCCATCGCGGGTTCACCCAGACGTTGTGGTCGGTTGTGGATATGGACTTCCCCGAAGGTCCAGAGGCAGCCGACGCCTGGCTTGTCACCGGCTCCAAACATGGTGCGTATGAAGATCACGCCTTCATACCGCCGTTGGAGGACTTGATCCGCGCGATCCGTGACAGCGGCAAGCCGCTCGTCGGCTCGTGCTTCGGCCACCAGATTATCGCCCAGGCGCTGGGTGGAACGGTCGTGAAATGGCCAAACGGCTGGTCCGCTGGAAGGACGGAGTATCGGCTTGGCAACTGCACGCTGACACTCAACGCGTGGCATCAGGATCAGGTGACGGACCTGCCCGAGGGCGCAACCATCCACGCAAGTTCCGATTTCTGCGCCAATGCCATCATGGCCATCGGTCCGCGCATTCTGACGGTCCAGCCCCACCCGGAATTTGAGGACAGCGTGGTCGAAACCCTGATCGAGACACGCGGCAAAGCCTTGCCGCCCGAAATCACAGGTGCCGCGCAGGCAAATCTTGGCCATGCCAACGACAACCGCTTCATCGCCGATTGGCTGGCCGATGTTCTGGAAGGGGCCGACGCAACCGCCCCCCGCGTGAAATCATGA
- a CDS encoding glutamine synthetase family protein — protein sequence MMEKLPDVARTYLDGRVLDEVECIVADLAGVARGKAMPGAKFARQSQFYLPNSIFFQTITGDWADDVADGFTEPDMILTPDWDTAIPAPWTADWTLQVIHNIDDQQGNPVPFAPRNVLKRVCDLYAARGWQPIVAPEMEFYLVAPNTDPAREIEPPMGRSGRRAAARQAYSMSAVDEYGQVIDDIYDFAEAMGLEIDGILQEGGAGQIELNLRHGDPVRLADEMFYFKRMIREAALRHDCYATFMAKPIAGEPGSAMHIHHSVVDAATGQNIFSSADGGETPAFAHFIGGMQKNLPAVIALLAPYVNSYRRYVPDFAAPINLEWGRDNRTTGIRVPVSGPDARRVENRLPGMDCNPYLGIAASLACGYIGLVDESTPSDEFSGDAYASESGVPRGLGDALGLLESNPAVQQVLGEEFCRVYAAVKQLEYSEFLHVISPWEREHLLLNV from the coding sequence ATGATGGAAAAGCTGCCCGACGTGGCGCGCACATACCTCGATGGCCGCGTGCTGGATGAGGTCGAGTGCATCGTCGCGGACCTTGCCGGCGTAGCCCGCGGCAAGGCGATGCCCGGCGCGAAATTCGCGCGACAAAGCCAGTTCTACCTGCCCAATTCGATCTTCTTCCAGACGATCACTGGCGATTGGGCGGATGATGTCGCAGATGGCTTTACTGAGCCCGACATGATCCTGACCCCCGACTGGGACACGGCCATTCCCGCGCCGTGGACCGCCGATTGGACGCTTCAGGTGATCCACAACATCGACGATCAGCAGGGCAATCCGGTTCCCTTCGCTCCACGCAATGTGCTCAAGCGGGTCTGCGACCTTTACGCCGCGCGGGGCTGGCAGCCGATCGTGGCACCCGAGATGGAATTCTACCTCGTCGCCCCCAACACCGATCCCGCGCGCGAGATCGAGCCGCCGATGGGCCGCTCGGGCCGCCGCGCCGCAGCCCGGCAGGCCTATTCCATGAGTGCCGTGGACGAATACGGGCAGGTCATCGATGACATTTACGATTTCGCCGAAGCCATGGGGCTTGAGATCGACGGCATCCTGCAAGAAGGCGGCGCGGGCCAGATCGAATTGAACCTGCGCCACGGCGATCCGGTGCGGCTGGCGGATGAGATGTTCTACTTCAAACGCATGATCCGTGAGGCAGCGTTGCGCCACGATTGCTACGCGACGTTCATGGCCAAACCCATCGCCGGAGAGCCCGGAAGCGCCATGCACATCCATCACTCGGTGGTCGATGCCGCAACGGGGCAGAACATCTTCAGCAGTGCGGATGGCGGTGAGACGCCCGCCTTTGCGCATTTCATTGGCGGCATGCAGAAGAACCTGCCCGCCGTGATCGCCCTACTTGCACCTTACGTGAACAGTTATCGCCGCTACGTCCCCGACTTCGCCGCGCCGATTAACCTCGAATGGGGCCGCGATAACCGCACCACGGGCATTCGCGTTCCCGTCTCAGGTCCCGACGCACGGCGTGTCGAGAACCGCCTGCCGGGGATGGACTGCAACCCGTATCTGGGCATCGCGGCCAGCCTCGCGTGCGGCTATATCGGGCTGGTGGACGAGAGCACTCCGTCTGATGAATTCAGCGGAGACGCCTATGCAAGCGAGTCCGGCGTGCCGCGCGGGCTCGGCGATGCCCTTGGCCTGCTGGAATCCAATCCAGCCGTGCAACAGGTCCTCGGCGAGGAGTTCTGCCGGGTCTACGCCGCCGTTAAGCAGTTGGAATACAGCGAATTCCTGCACGTCATCTCACCGTGGGAGCGGGAGCATCTGCTCCTGAACGTGTAG
- a CDS encoding NAD(P)/FAD-dependent oxidoreductase: protein MNPLYRNDKPGQHAPSSYAAGLTPVDRPPLTGQIKADVAVIGAGYCGLWAAKTLAAAGRDVVVLDAHRVGFGASGRNGGQIHSGFNKTQPELEAKLGDTRASALWDLAEAAKAQVQAFCAQHPETALREGLGYGVYDKLELAEFRLLADHMSRHYSLDMDVLDKEAFADVVKSPLYCGGVLDPSGGHLQPLQYALALGNAAERAGATIYERTEVESVTEGARVTLRTPRGQVEAGHVIVAGNGYLPNILPAVNRKVMPINSFIAATEPLPDRWQEVLAQDIAVADSKFVVNYYRFDPEKRFLFGGRESYSIGFPSDIQTALIARMEGLFPQLKGVKIEHVWGGSLGITPTRVPHVARVAPNILSGAGFSGQGVALSGMAGRVMAEAVLGQEDGLTTFEALNVPAFPGGTALRTPILTLAMTWFALRDRLGL, encoded by the coding sequence ATGAACCCGCTCTACCGCAATGACAAACCCGGCCAACATGCGCCATCTTCCTATGCGGCAGGGCTGACGCCTGTGGACCGCCCGCCGCTGACCGGCCAGATCAAGGCGGATGTCGCCGTGATCGGTGCGGGCTATTGCGGGTTGTGGGCGGCGAAAACGCTGGCTGCTGCGGGCCGGGATGTCGTGGTGTTGGACGCGCACCGTGTGGGGTTCGGGGCATCGGGCCGTAACGGGGGGCAGATCCATTCCGGCTTCAACAAGACCCAGCCCGAATTGGAAGCCAAACTCGGCGATACCCGCGCGAGCGCCTTGTGGGATTTGGCGGAGGCCGCGAAGGCGCAGGTCCAGGCATTCTGTGCACAGCATCCGGAAACCGCCTTGCGCGAAGGTTTGGGGTACGGCGTCTACGACAAGCTTGAATTGGCGGAATTCCGGCTTCTCGCCGATCACATGTCCCGCCACTACAGCCTCGACATGGACGTGCTCGACAAGGAAGCATTCGCCGATGTGGTGAAATCCCCGCTTTACTGCGGCGGTGTGCTCGACCCGTCAGGTGGGCATCTGCAACCGCTGCAATACGCACTGGCCCTTGGGAACGCGGCAGAGCGTGCGGGCGCCACGATCTATGAGCGCACCGAGGTTGAGAGCGTCACGGAAGGCGCGCGCGTCACCCTGCGCACACCGCGCGGACAGGTTGAGGCAGGCCATGTGATCGTGGCCGGCAATGGCTACCTGCCCAACATCCTTCCGGCGGTGAACCGCAAGGTCATGCCGATCAATTCGTTCATCGCCGCAACCGAGCCTTTACCCGACCGCTGGCAGGAGGTGTTGGCCCAGGACATCGCCGTGGCCGACAGCAAATTCGTGGTGAATTACTACCGCTTCGATCCAGAAAAACGGTTTCTTTTCGGTGGGCGGGAAAGCTATTCCATTGGCTTCCCCTCTGACATCCAGACCGCTTTGATCGCCCGGATGGAAGGGCTGTTCCCGCAACTCAAGGGCGTGAAGATTGAACATGTCTGGGGCGGCTCCCTTGGGATCACGCCCACCCGTGTGCCCCACGTGGCACGTGTTGCCCCTAACATCCTGTCCGGCGCGGGTTTTTCCGGTCAGGGCGTTGCGTTGTCTGGCATGGCGGGGCGTGTGATGGCCGAGGCCGTGTTGGGCCAGGAAGACGGATTGACGACCTTCGAGGCTCTGAATGTGCCCGCATTTCCCGGTGGAACAGCCCTCCGCACCCCGATCCTGACGCTGGCCATGACCTGGTTCGCGCTGCGCGATCGCCTCGGCCTTTAG
- a CDS encoding DegT/DnrJ/EryC1/StrS family aminotransferase, with protein sequence MSLDHVPAPNVYDAEPIPPAARAEIDRLLLSGDLFRYTAPSDAPVALLEREFAALMGTKYALAVSSCSAALFLSLEALGLPEGAKVMIPAFTFAAVPSSIVHAGMQPVLCEVGENYRIDMDDFRAKLPDVDAVIISHMRGHTSDMDAIMKACDAAGIPVIEDAAHSLGTTWHGRKIGTIGRVGCFSFQSYKLVNAGEGGILVTDDADLVARAVIMSGAYEHNWKKHGEDADLAEAFARWQNKLPLYNLRMQNLSAAVIRPQLPEVARRVRDGRANHDYVAELLNASSWLHVPDALSPEDRAPDSIQFNLVGFESDAKARAFADAAAARGVKVQVFGLSTDNARAFWNWQFIPGDVPDLPQTRAMLMRACDVRLPARLQKPDLDFIANVLVSAAEEVKGAKAA encoded by the coding sequence ATGTCCCTCGATCACGTCCCCGCCCCGAATGTCTACGATGCGGAACCGATCCCGCCCGCCGCCCGCGCTGAGATTGACCGGCTTCTGCTCTCCGGCGATCTGTTCCGCTACACCGCGCCATCCGATGCGCCGGTGGCGCTTTTGGAGCGCGAGTTTGCTGCGCTGATGGGCACGAAGTACGCGCTGGCGGTATCGAGCTGCTCGGCGGCTCTGTTCCTGTCGCTGGAAGCGCTTGGCCTGCCCGAAGGGGCCAAGGTCATGATCCCGGCCTTTACATTTGCGGCTGTCCCCTCCTCCATCGTGCATGCCGGGATGCAGCCGGTGCTGTGCGAAGTGGGCGAAAACTACCGCATCGACATGGACGATTTCCGTGCCAAGCTGCCTGACGTAGATGCCGTCATCATCAGCCACATGCGCGGCCATACCTCAGACATGGACGCCATAATGAAGGCCTGTGATGCGGCGGGTATTCCAGTGATCGAAGACGCCGCGCACTCGCTTGGCACCACGTGGCACGGGCGCAAGATCGGCACGATTGGCCGCGTCGGTTGCTTCAGCTTCCAGTCCTATAAGCTGGTGAATGCAGGCGAAGGCGGCATTCTGGTCACAGACGATGCCGATCTGGTGGCCCGCGCAGTGATCATGTCCGGCGCTTATGAGCACAACTGGAAAAAGCATGGCGAAGATGCCGATCTGGCCGAGGCCTTTGCCCGCTGGCAGAACAAGCTGCCGCTCTACAATTTGCGCATGCAGAACCTGAGTGCCGCCGTGATCCGCCCACAACTGCCTGAAGTGGCCCGCCGTGTCCGGGATGGGCGGGCGAACCACGACTACGTGGCAGAGCTATTGAACGCTTCGTCTTGGCTGCACGTGCCCGATGCCCTTTCACCGGAAGATCGCGCGCCGGATTCCATTCAATTCAATCTGGTTGGATTTGAGAGTGACGCGAAGGCGCGCGCTTTCGCGGATGCCGCCGCAGCGCGCGGCGTGAAGGTGCAAGTATTCGGGCTCAGCACAGACAATGCACGCGCCTTCTGGAATTGGCAGTTCATCCCCGGCGACGTGCCGGACCTTCCGCAAACCCGCGCCATGCTGATGCGCGCCTGCGACGTGCGCTTACCCGCGCGGCTGCAAAAGCCGGACCTCGATTTCATCGCGAACGTACTGGTGTCTGCCGCCGAAGAGGTGAAAGGCGCAAAAGCCGCCTGA
- a CDS encoding aminotransferase class IV, with protein sequence MTDLSKGAAHWQGRIVPIAEAALPVTDWGVTHSDIAYDVVPVWKGGFFRLDDYVARFMASLAALRMEIGRDADEVKAALTEMVAASCLRDSYVAMVAARGRNPVPGSRDPRDCENHFYAWCVPYVHIVKPDAAMQGTSVWIAKRIRRIPADSVDPTVKNYHWGDFTGGLFEAKDNGFETVLLLDHEGNVTEGPGFNAFAVFDDRLVTSDHGVLHGISRRTVLEMAAEAGLRVETRPLPLDEFLEADEVFLSSSGGGVIPVAQVDELHFSNGAAGPVALDMRRRYFDWIERPSHRTEITY encoded by the coding sequence ATGACAGATCTTTCCAAAGGCGCGGCCCATTGGCAGGGCCGTATCGTTCCCATTGCAGAGGCCGCCCTGCCCGTCACCGACTGGGGCGTCACCCATTCCGATATCGCCTATGATGTGGTCCCTGTCTGGAAAGGCGGGTTTTTCCGGCTCGATGACTACGTGGCGCGGTTCATGGCGTCGCTGGCCGCTTTGCGGATGGAAATCGGGCGAGATGCTGACGAGGTGAAAGCGGCGCTGACGGAAATGGTCGCCGCCTCTTGCCTGCGCGACAGCTACGTCGCCATGGTTGCCGCCCGCGGACGCAATCCTGTTCCCGGGTCCCGCGATCCACGTGACTGCGAGAACCACTTCTACGCCTGGTGCGTGCCTTACGTGCATATCGTAAAGCCTGACGCCGCCATGCAGGGCACCTCTGTCTGGATCGCCAAACGCATCCGCCGCATTCCGGCCGACAGCGTCGATCCGACCGTGAAGAACTACCATTGGGGCGATTTCACTGGCGGGTTGTTCGAGGCCAAGGACAATGGCTTCGAGACGGTGCTGTTGCTGGACCACGAAGGCAATGTCACCGAAGGCCCTGGGTTCAACGCTTTCGCTGTGTTCGACGACCGACTGGTGACATCGGACCACGGAGTCCTGCACGGGATCAGCCGCCGAACGGTGCTTGAGATGGCAGCAGAGGCCGGGCTGCGCGTTGAGACGCGTCCGCTTCCGTTGGATGAATTTCTTGAGGCGGACGAAGTCTTTCTCAGCTCCTCCGGCGGCGGCGTGATCCCTGTGGCGCAGGTGGATGAGCTGCATTTCTCGAACGGCGCTGCCGGTCCGGTCGCGTTGGACATGCGGCGGCGGTATTTCGACTGGATCGAACGCCCGAGCCACCGCACCGAAATCACATATTGA
- a CDS encoding aminotransferase codes for MNTHAPNSWEARAEAHSLYGFTDLPSIRERGTVVITHGEGPYVFDTNGKKYLDSNSGLWNMVAGFDHKGLIEAAKAQYDRFPGYHAFFGRMSDQTVALSERLIDVSPWDRGKVFYTNSGSEANDTMVKMLWFMGQQEGTPQKRKILTRGNAYHGVTAVAASMTAKPYNELFGLPMEGFVHLTCPHYWREGRDGESEADFTARLAAELEDVIAREGADTIAGFFAEPVLGAGGVIPPPEGYFQAMQAVLKRHGVPLISDEVICGFGRTGEVWGCETYDFVPDVIISSKALTAGYFPMGAVMLGPEMTDRLQAAIDPVEEFPHGFTASGHPVGCAVALKAIDVVIEEGLLDMVRAGASRMEAGLREVASHPNIGELRGVGYMWALEAVRDRDGKVPFEGHLSVSERIANTCTDHGLICRPLGQSVVLCPAFTLTDGQMDEMCEKLDAALKQVFAEVA; via the coding sequence ATGAACACTCACGCCCCGAATTCCTGGGAAGCCCGCGCTGAGGCGCATTCGCTCTACGGCTTCACCGATCTGCCCTCGATCCGCGAGCGCGGCACGGTTGTGATCACCCACGGTGAGGGGCCGTATGTGTTCGACACCAACGGGAAAAAATACCTCGATAGCAATTCGGGGCTTTGGAACATGGTGGCGGGGTTTGACCACAAGGGCCTGATCGAGGCGGCAAAGGCGCAATACGACCGCTTCCCCGGCTATCACGCCTTTTTCGGGCGGATGAGTGACCAGACCGTCGCCCTGTCGGAGCGCTTGATCGACGTCTCGCCGTGGGATCGGGGCAAGGTGTTCTACACAAACTCAGGGTCCGAGGCGAATGACACCATGGTCAAGATGCTGTGGTTCATGGGCCAGCAGGAGGGCACGCCACAAAAGCGCAAGATCCTGACGCGGGGCAATGCCTATCACGGGGTGACGGCGGTGGCGGCCTCGATGACCGCGAAGCCCTATAACGAACTGTTCGGTCTGCCGATGGAGGGCTTCGTCCACCTCACCTGCCCGCATTACTGGCGAGAGGGGCGCGACGGAGAGAGCGAGGCGGACTTTACCGCACGTTTGGCAGCCGAGCTTGAGGACGTCATCGCGCGCGAAGGGGCGGACACGATTGCGGGCTTCTTTGCCGAGCCGGTTCTGGGCGCGGGCGGAGTGATCCCGCCGCCTGAGGGCTATTTCCAGGCGATGCAGGCGGTGCTGAAGCGTCATGGCGTCCCGCTGATCTCGGACGAGGTAATCTGCGGGTTCGGGCGGACGGGTGAGGTCTGGGGCTGTGAGACGTATGATTTCGTGCCGGATGTCATCATCTCCTCCAAGGCGCTGACCGCCGGGTATTTCCCGATGGGCGCGGTGATGCTGGGGCCGGAGATGACAGACCGGTTGCAGGCCGCGATTGATCCGGTGGAGGAGTTCCCGCATGGCTTCACCGCCTCGGGTCATCCGGTTGGGTGTGCCGTGGCGCTGAAGGCCATCGACGTGGTGATCGAGGAAGGGTTGCTCGACATGGTCCGCGCGGGCGCGTCGCGAATGGAGGCGGGGCTGCGCGAGGTGGCCAGCCATCCCAATATCGGAGAGCTGCGCGGTGTGGGCTACATGTGGGCGCTGGAGGCGGTGCGCGACCGCGACGGAAAGGTGCCGTTCGAGGGGCATCTGAGCGTGTCGGAGCGGATTGCCAATACCTGTACCGATCACGGGCTGATCTGCCGCCCGCTGGGGCAATCTGTGGTGCTTTGCCCGGCCTTCACGCTGACCGACGGGCAGATGGATGAGATGTGCGAGAAGCTGGATGCAGCGTTGAAACAGGTCTTCGCGGAGGTGGCGTGA